A genomic window from Osmia bicornis bicornis chromosome 6, iOsmBic2.1, whole genome shotgun sequence includes:
- the LOC114878261 gene encoding uncharacterized protein LOC114878261, whose protein sequence is MDDAQFKAEGKKIEKISGKRGEHAKNPVTFDSICKEVMLREKIFRRGWSKKYKHMTGEFFKKVLAEECRKEGLPADTFERKPPEDAIMRSPIPLKPSPFIPRTTSGMVGLRSSRPEYNLEFTGRWYISPKWTIEPPMESDEFRVTQQRFIFLG, encoded by the exons ATGGATGACGCTCAGTTTAAGGCGGAGGGTAAAAAGATCGAGAAGATTAGCGGGAAACGTGGAGAACACGCAAAGAATCCGGTGACTTTTGATAGTATTTG cAAGGAAGTTATGTTACGTGAGAAAATATTTCGACGCGGTTGGTCTAAAAAGTACAAGCACATGACCGGTGAATTTTTTAAGAAG GTGCTAGCCGAAGAATGCAGAAAGGAGGGACTTCCGGCGGACACTTTCGAACGCAAACCGCCGGAAGATGCGATTATGCGTTCACCGATACCTCTGAAACCGTCGCCGTTTATTCCCAGAACGACATCCGGCATGGTGGGCCTTCGATCATCTCGTCCAGAATACAACCTCGAGTTCACGGGTCGTTGGTACATTTCACCAAAATGGACGATAGAACCACCAATGGAATCTGATGAATTTCGCGTTACCCAACAACGATTCATCTTTCTCGGTTAA